In Limibacter armeniacum, a single window of DNA contains:
- the gap gene encoding type I glyceraldehyde-3-phosphate dehydrogenase, whose protein sequence is MSTIKVGINGFGRIGRLVFRAAQSRDNIEIVGINDLLDVDYIAYMLKYDSVHGQFQGEVSVKDGHLVVNGKTIRVTAERNPADLKWGDIGADFVVESTGLFLTKETAAKHIEAGAKKVVMSAPSKDDTPMFVYGVNHGKLTAEDTIVSNASCTTNCLAPIVKVLNDNFGIVEGLMTTVHATTATQKTVDGPSMKDWRGGRAALNNIIPSSTGAAKAVGKVIPEMNGKLTGMAFRVPTVDVSVVDLTCRLDKGASYEDIKAAMKKASETPVSDGGLQGVLGYTEDAVVSQDFVGEEKTSVFDADAGIALNDNFVKVVSWYDNEWGYSNKVIELLAYMATL, encoded by the coding sequence ATGTCAACAATTAAAGTTGGGATTAATGGATTCGGAAGAATCGGTAGACTAGTATTCCGTGCAGCACAATCTAGAGACAATATTGAGATCGTAGGTATCAACGACTTGCTGGACGTTGACTACATCGCTTATATGCTGAAGTATGACTCAGTACACGGCCAATTCCAAGGCGAAGTTTCTGTAAAGGACGGTCACCTTGTTGTAAATGGCAAGACTATCAGAGTAACAGCAGAAAGAAACCCAGCAGACTTGAAGTGGGGTGACATCGGTGCGGATTTCGTAGTTGAATCTACTGGTCTGTTCCTGACAAAAGAAACTGCAGCGAAACACATCGAAGCAGGTGCTAAAAAAGTGGTTATGTCAGCTCCTTCTAAGGACGACACTCCTATGTTCGTATACGGTGTAAACCACGGCAAACTTACTGCTGAAGACACAATCGTATCTAACGCATCTTGTACTACTAACTGTCTGGCTCCTATCGTGAAGGTGTTGAACGACAACTTCGGTATCGTAGAAGGTCTGATGACTACAGTTCACGCTACTACTGCAACTCAGAAAACAGTTGACGGTCCTTCAATGAAAGACTGGAGAGGTGGTAGAGCTGCCCTTAACAATATCATCCCTTCATCTACAGGTGCTGCAAAAGCAGTAGGTAAAGTAATTCCTGAGATGAACGGTAAACTGACTGGTATGGCATTCCGTGTTCCTACTGTTGACGTTTCAGTAGTTGACCTGACTTGCCGTCTGGACAAAGGTGCTTCTTACGAAGACATCAAAGCTGCTATGAAGAAAGCATCTGAAACTCCAGTTTCAGATGGCGGTCTGCAAGGCGTATTGGGTTACACTGAGGATGCAGTTGTTTCTCAAGACTTCGTAGGTGAAGAAAAAACTTCAGTATTCGATGCAGATGCAGGTATCGCACTGAACGACAACTTTGTGAAAGTTGTTTCTTGGTATGACAACGAGTGGGGTTACTCTAACAAAGTAATCGAACTGTTGGCTTACATGGCGACTCTGTAA